A genomic window from Tolypothrix sp. PCC 7910 includes:
- a CDS encoding HEAT repeat domain-containing protein, giving the protein MMAILNRNQELPRDRAELYNQASRVLLHQWDVERALVEDKRLDPKTIDYKDKQAMLRQVAYYMQTGDKGLAGNLIREDDLVMILTDYLKTIEVSPAREAARVMINQLRTRNFMLCFLGADYYAFVHRTFLEYFCAEEYVWKFEKERSITIEYLTTEVFGKHWQDETWHEVLRLIARMIEPKFVGEILDYLMVQDGKREKFINLFFAAKCFAEVRNRSVIASTANELLDKLKALTSYDLWYYYDPIFANEEIKLVQEIRTQAVEAVATIWQEHLDTKTFLKHCATLDNHEYVRSVAIRELAKNFKDDPDTKTILKDRVTQNDSASVRDVAIRELAKNFKDDPDTKTILKNHATQDDSAGVRDVAIRELAKNFKDDPDTKTILKNHATQDDSAGVRDVAIRELAKNFKDDPDTKTILKNHATQDDSAGVRDVAIEELAKNFKDDPDTKTFLKDCATQDSNYDVRCIAIEELAKNFKDDPDTKTFLKDCATQDSNYDVRRVAIEELVKNFKEEPDTKTILKDYATQNDKWDVRRAAIEELAKNFKDDPDTKTFLKNYATQNDK; this is encoded by the coding sequence ATGATGGCGATTCTCAATCGTAATCAAGAATTACCCAGAGATAGAGCCGAACTTTATAACCAAGCATCGCGGGTACTATTACATCAATGGGATGTAGAACGCGCTTTGGTAGAAGATAAAAGATTAGATCCTAAAACTATAGATTATAAAGATAAGCAAGCGATGCTGCGTCAGGTTGCTTATTATATGCAAACTGGCGACAAAGGTTTAGCAGGTAATTTAATTAGAGAAGATGATTTAGTTATGATTTTGACTGACTATCTCAAAACTATAGAAGTCAGTCCAGCCAGAGAAGCTGCGCGAGTGATGATTAATCAACTGCGGACTCGCAACTTTATGTTGTGTTTTTTGGGTGCAGATTACTATGCTTTTGTGCATAGAACATTTTTGGAATATTTCTGTGCTGAGGAGTATGTCTGGAAGTTTGAAAAGGAACGCAGTATTACAATTGAATATTTAACAACTGAAGTCTTTGGCAAACACTGGCAAGATGAAACTTGGCATGAGGTATTGCGGCTAATTGCTAGAATGATTGAGCCAAAATTTGTGGGAGAAATTCTTGATTATTTAATGGTGCAAGATGGTAAAAGAGAAAAGTTTATCAATTTATTTTTCGCAGCTAAGTGCTTTGCAGAGGTGAGAAATCGCTCGGTGATTGCGTCAACGGCGAATGAATTACTGGATAAGTTGAAAGCCTTAACTAGCTATGACCTCTGGTACTATTACGACCCAATTTTTGCTAATGAAGAAATTAAGCTAGTTCAGGAGATTCGCACTCAAGCAGTTGAAGCAGTTGCAACTATTTGGCAAGAACATCTCGATACTAAAACCTTCCTCAAACACTGCGCTACCCTGGATAATCATGAGTATGTGCGAAGTGTAGCCATCAGAGAATTAGCCAAAAATTTCAAAGATGACCCCGACACCAAAACCATCCTTAAAGACCGGGTTACTCAGAATGATAGTGCAAGTGTTCGAGATGTAGCCATCAGAGAATTAGCCAAAAATTTCAAAGATGACCCCGACACCAAAACCATCCTCAAAAACCACGCTACCCAGGATGATAGTGCAGGTGTTCGAGATGTAGCCATCAGAGAATTAGCCAAAAATTTCAAAGATGACCCCGACACCAAAACCATCCTCAAAAACCACGCTACCCAGGATGATAGTGCAGGTGTTCGAGATGTAGCCATCAGAGAATTAGCCAAAAATTTCAAAGATGACCCCGACACCAAAACCATCCTCAAAAACCACGCTACCCAGGATGATAGTGCAGGTGTTCGAGATGTAGCCATCGAAGAATTAGCCAAGAATTTCAAAGATGACCCCGATACCAAAACCTTCCTCAAAGACTGTGCTACCCAAGATAGTAATTACGATGTGCGATGTATAGCCATCGAAGAATTAGCCAAGAATTTCAAAGATGACCCTGACACTAAAACCTTCCTCAAAGACTGTGCTACCCAAGATAGTAATTACGATGTACGACGAGTAGCCATCGAAGAATTGGTCAAGAATTTCAAAGAAGAACCCGACACTAAAACCATTCTCAAAGACTACGCTACTCAGAATGATAAATGGGATGTGCGACGAGCAG